A portion of the Micavibrio sp. TMED2 genome contains these proteins:
- a CDS encoding IS66 family transposase, translated as GHLPKHLPRVERIIEPETTMCPCGCGEMARIGEDVSERLDVVPAQLRVLVTRRPRYACRRCSGTVVQAHAPEHVVPGGLPTEALIAQVMVAKFGDHLPFYRQAEIYTRQGITLDRATLGNWVGRACFHLRPIADHLKERLKGADRVFMDETRAPVLDPGRRKTKTGYFWAIVADDRGHGGAGPPVVMFHYAPGRGAVHALRFLEGYRGHFVQCDGYEAYDKLTKVDRPVGPWTLVHCWTHARRRFVKRLEKDGSPIAEEALRQIAELYAIEKSVRGLGPEARLAARRELSAPIIAAFRPWLEAQLSRIPRSSKLAEDIRYTLARWPGLTRFLNDGRLELDTNPVENQIRKIALTRKNALFAGHEVGAENWALLASLIANCKMCDVDPVSYLSDTLRALLDGHPRSRIDDLMPWNFAAASSRAA; from the coding sequence GGGCATCTCCCGAAGCATCTGCCCCGGGTCGAACGGATCATCGAACCGGAGACCACGATGTGTCCGTGCGGTTGCGGTGAGATGGCCAGGATTGGCGAGGATGTCTCCGAGCGGCTGGACGTGGTGCCAGCCCAGCTCCGCGTGCTGGTTACCCGGCGCCCCAGATATGCCTGCCGGCGCTGCTCCGGCACCGTGGTCCAGGCGCATGCGCCGGAACATGTCGTGCCCGGCGGTCTGCCCACCGAAGCGCTGATTGCGCAGGTCATGGTCGCCAAGTTCGGCGACCACCTTCCATTCTACCGCCAGGCCGAAATCTATACCCGGCAGGGGATCACCCTGGACCGGGCCACGCTCGGCAACTGGGTCGGGCGCGCCTGCTTCCACCTGCGCCCGATCGCCGATCACCTGAAGGAGCGGCTGAAGGGCGCGGACCGGGTGTTCATGGATGAGACCCGGGCCCCGGTGCTGGATCCCGGACGACGAAAAACGAAAACCGGCTACTTCTGGGCCATTGTCGCCGATGACCGGGGTCACGGCGGTGCCGGCCCTCCCGTGGTGATGTTCCACTACGCGCCCGGCCGTGGCGCCGTGCATGCGCTTCGCTTCCTCGAGGGCTATCGCGGGCACTTCGTGCAATGCGACGGTTATGAAGCCTATGACAAGCTCACCAAGGTCGACCGGCCTGTGGGCCCATGGACCCTCGTCCATTGCTGGACCCATGCGCGTCGGCGGTTCGTGAAACGCCTGGAAAAGGACGGCTCACCGATTGCCGAGGAAGCCCTGCGCCAGATCGCCGAGCTCTATGCCATCGAGAAATCCGTGCGCGGGCTGGGTCCCGAAGCACGGCTTGCCGCCCGGCGCGAACTCTCCGCACCGATCATTGCCGCCTTCCGCCCTTGGCTCGAGGCGCAGCTGTCGCGCATCCCGCGTTCGTCAAAGCTGGCCGAGGACATCCGCTACACCCTGGCGCGCTGGCCCGGCCTGACGCGCTTCCTTAACGACGGCCGTCTGGAGCTGGACACCAACCCGGTCGAGAACCAGATCAGGAAAATTGCTCTGACTCGGAAAAACGCCCTCTTCGCCGGGCACGAGGTCGGCGCAGAGAACTGGGCATTGCTCGCCAGCCTGATCGCGAACTGCAAGATGTGCGACGTCGATCCGGTCAGCTACCTCTCCGACACGTTGCGCGCGTTGCTCGACGGTCATCCCAGAAGCCGCATCGACGATCTCATGCCCTGGAACTTCGCGGCCGCGTCAAGCCGCGCCGCGTAG
- a CDS encoding heavy metal translocating P-type ATPase has protein sequence MPSDTHRHDHDHAEDAQTSGGSCCGSAGTCGDTVPATPAPAGGRSFQVSGLDCAEEVAILNKVVGPKIGGAEHLAFDVINGRMTILDSAKSVSDGEIAELVASTGMTAKPWDAENASVDQAAHLARQRLFTALSGGFWAAGFLWHIIETGMGGALGLFAGHGEAPMPLVEAGLFAVAILFGVWLVAPKAWSSARRLSPDMNLLMVVAVAGAIGLGEFFEAATVAFFFSLSLFLESWSVGRARNAVSALLDLAPPTARILYDDGSEADVPASAVAINALFVVRGGDRIPLDGEVVDGAGAVDQAPITGESALVPKERGDEVYAGTINGEGTLTVRATKAASDTVLAKIIRMVGDAHARRAPVEQWVAKFARIYTPIVMALAIAIALLPPLIFGGAWDYWFYNALVLLVIACPCALVISTPVSIVAALTASARAGVLIKGGAYVEAPGKTTALAMDKTGTITMGEPEVAAVHPLGKASAQDLMTLAAGLEARSSHPLARAILARAEADGIKVFAAEDTRTVPGRGLEGRTDGRSIWLGSDRFAEEKGFGDAIPKDLRNRIEGAGSTLVAVGDDTGVTGILELRDRIRPDAKGIVAQLHAQGVKTIVMLTGDNERTARAVAAEVGIDEVRAELLPEDKVTAIEELVETHDMVAMIGDGVNDAPAMARAHYAIAMGAVGSDAAIETADIALMTDDLGKVPWLIGHSRRTMSIIHQNIGISLATKGVFVVATAFGVASMWGAIAADVGVSLLVVANALRLLNSQEAKAPPSGGEQVGEGLAKGALAHGH, from the coding sequence ATGCCGTCCGACACCCATCGTCACGACCACGATCACGCCGAAGATGCCCAGACAAGCGGCGGCAGCTGCTGCGGGAGCGCCGGAACGTGCGGCGACACCGTTCCGGCGACCCCCGCGCCAGCGGGCGGGCGCAGTTTTCAGGTGTCCGGCCTCGATTGCGCCGAGGAGGTAGCAATCCTGAACAAGGTGGTCGGCCCGAAGATCGGCGGGGCCGAACATCTTGCGTTCGACGTGATCAATGGACGGATGACTATTCTCGACAGCGCCAAGAGTGTATCGGACGGCGAAATTGCAGAACTGGTCGCAAGCACCGGCATGACCGCCAAGCCTTGGGATGCCGAAAACGCGTCGGTCGACCAGGCGGCCCATCTTGCACGCCAGCGGCTGTTTACGGCGCTCAGCGGCGGCTTCTGGGCCGCGGGATTTCTGTGGCACATCATCGAGACCGGCATGGGGGGGGCACTCGGCCTCTTCGCAGGGCACGGCGAAGCGCCGATGCCACTGGTCGAGGCAGGGCTATTCGCGGTTGCGATCCTGTTCGGTGTTTGGCTCGTGGCGCCCAAGGCATGGTCGTCCGCACGGCGGCTGTCGCCCGACATGAACCTGCTCATGGTCGTCGCAGTCGCGGGTGCAATTGGCCTCGGCGAATTTTTCGAGGCGGCGACGGTTGCGTTCTTCTTCTCGCTCTCGCTTTTCCTCGAAAGCTGGAGCGTCGGGCGTGCGAGGAATGCGGTTTCAGCTCTGCTGGACCTGGCGCCGCCGACGGCAAGAATTCTTTATGATGACGGTTCGGAAGCGGACGTACCGGCTTCCGCGGTTGCTATCAACGCACTTTTCGTCGTGCGCGGCGGAGACCGCATCCCATTGGATGGTGAGGTTGTCGATGGGGCAGGGGCCGTCGATCAGGCGCCAATCACCGGAGAGAGTGCGCTGGTCCCAAAGGAACGGGGCGACGAAGTCTATGCCGGTACGATCAACGGCGAAGGCACACTGACGGTGCGCGCCACGAAGGCCGCCTCGGACACCGTGTTGGCCAAGATTATCCGCATGGTCGGCGACGCCCATGCCCGCCGCGCGCCGGTGGAGCAGTGGGTGGCGAAATTCGCCCGCATCTATACGCCTATCGTCATGGCTCTCGCCATTGCAATTGCCCTGCTGCCGCCGCTCATTTTCGGTGGGGCCTGGGATTATTGGTTCTACAATGCACTCGTGCTGCTGGTGATCGCCTGCCCGTGTGCTCTGGTCATCTCGACACCGGTCTCCATCGTCGCCGCACTCACCGCCTCAGCGCGGGCCGGAGTGCTGATCAAGGGAGGTGCATATGTTGAGGCACCGGGCAAGACCACTGCACTGGCCATGGACAAGACCGGCACGATCACCATGGGCGAGCCCGAGGTGGCGGCGGTGCATCCGCTGGGCAAAGCATCGGCGCAAGATCTGATGACCCTCGCCGCTGGGCTGGAGGCACGTTCCTCACATCCCTTGGCGCGCGCCATTCTTGCGCGGGCAGAAGCCGACGGCATCAAGGTATTCGCCGCGGAAGATACCCGAACCGTTCCGGGCAGGGGACTTGAAGGACGCACAGACGGCCGGTCGATCTGGCTGGGGTCGGACCGGTTTGCCGAGGAGAAGGGTTTCGGCGACGCCATTCCGAAGGATTTGCGCAACCGCATCGAAGGGGCTGGCAGCACCCTTGTTGCCGTGGGCGACGACACCGGCGTCACCGGCATCCTGGAATTGCGCGACCGTATCCGCCCCGATGCCAAGGGCATCGTGGCACAGCTCCACGCGCAGGGCGTGAAGACCATCGTCATGCTGACGGGCGACAACGAGCGGACAGCGCGCGCTGTTGCAGCCGAGGTCGGCATCGACGAGGTCCGTGCCGAGCTTCTGCCCGAAGACAAGGTGACAGCTATCGAAGAACTGGTCGAAACGCATGACATGGTGGCCATGATCGGCGACGGGGTCAACGACGCCCCGGCCATGGCGCGCGCGCATTACGCCATCGCAATGGGTGCCGTTGGTTCGGACGCGGCAATCGAGACGGCGGATATTGCCCTGATGACAGACGACCTCGGGAAGGTGCCTTGGCTGATCGGTCATTCGCGCCGGACAATGTCGATTATCCATCAGAACATCGGTATTTCCTTGGCGACCAAGGGCGTTTTCGTTGTCGCTACCGCTTTCGGAGTGGCATCGATGTGGGGCGCTATTGCAGCCGATGTAGGAGTGTCATTGCTGGTGGTGGCCAACGCCCTGCGCCTGCTGAACAGCCAAGAGGCCAAGGCGCCGCCGTCTGGCGGTGAACAGGTTGGCGAAGGCTTGGCCAAAGGGGCGCTGGCACATGGTCATTGA